In Nitrospinota bacterium, the genomic stretch GCCTGGTTTTTACTGAAAAGCCGCCAGCCTGTGGAAATAAAGCTGTGGCTGGCCCTGTTTTGTTTAATAACAATTATCCCGCTGGGGGTACTTACCCCGAACATAGGCACACTGCACCGCCTGCGCCATGTTTATCTTGCGCCGGTATTAATAGGCGGTCTGGAAGGTTTAAGGCTTATTTTCGCCTCCCGGCGGAAATCCGCGTGAAGGGGCTTTGGTAGTGTCCAGTTTGAAAGTACAGGGGAGATTCTTCACTTACGCTCAGAATGACAATATAAAAGCCGTTGATAACATTGTCATCCTGAACGAAGCGCAAGCGAAGTGAAGGTCTGTCTGTTATTTGAGATTCAAACTGGGACACCACCGGGGCTTTATATTCCTTAATACGAAGGCCCCGAATAATATAGAATATGCTGTTTATTGTCGGCTCGGGATTCCATAGGGTTCAAACCGTAACCCGGGGTCCTTTCATATAAAAATGCCTTTTGGAGATTATTGTGGTTACTGAACATGAACGCCAGGTGGCTCTGAAAACAGGCGAGCTATACGCCTTTATCTGGGACCAGATGAGCGAGGCTCAATGGAAAGAGTTTTCAGACAATCATTTCAAGAAGTGGTCCCCTTTGCCTCTTTCCGACGATAACTTTTTTAAAGACAAGGTATGCCTGGACGCGGGTTGCGGAAGCGGCCGGGCCGTGCGAAGCCTGCTGTTAGCCGGGGCCAAAAAAGTTTGCGGCGTGGACATGGGCGTCGGATGCGTGCGCAATACCACCGGGCGGAACAAGGATTTCGCGGATCGCATCGAGATTAAGCACGCTTCGGTGCTGGAGATTCCATACCCGGACGCCACTTTCGATTTCGTGCATTGTGACGGGGTGCTTCACCACACCACGAATCCGGAACAAGGGTTTAAGGAGCTTGTCCGGGTGTTAAAACCCGGTGGCGACATCGTAATGGCCGTTTACGGGCGTGGCGGGCTGATGAACTTCGCCATTTACGCCTCGCGGATATTTAAAGACATCATCCCCATGGGGCTCACGTTCAAGATCCTCAAGGCGCTCAGCGACAATCCGGTAACCTGGTACGCCGTTCTTGATTGCATGTATGTTCCCATCCGCGAGAACTATTACGCCTGGGAAATAAAAAAGTGGTTCGAGCAGGCCGGGCTTTCGGACATCACGCGGATGGATTCCACCTGGGGCCCTTACGCTTACGGGCCGTGGATGAAAGGCGAGGGTTACGTCAAGTTCCTCGCCAAAAAACCGCTTGAATAGGATTTTGATTAAATAGAGCCCATAACGCTGGAGCATGTGAATGTTCACCGATTTGCTTTCCAAGATCAGGAACGGCCAGGCCCCCATTGCCGTCATCGGCCTGGGTTACGTTGGGTTGCCGCTGGCCGTGGCTTTTGCGAAGAAGTTCAGGGTCATCGGGTTCGACAATAACCCGCGTCGGCTGGAACGGCTTATGGCCGGCCATGACGACACCGGCGAGGTGGAATCGGCCCGGCTTACCAGCGGGAATATTACTTTCACCGGCGACCCCTCAAAACTCAAAGAGGCCCGGTTCATCGCTGTCACCGTCCCCACGCCGGTGGATGGAGACAAAAGGCCGGACTTGAGCCCGTTGATATCCGCCAGCGCCTCCATAGGCCGCCATATAGCGCCGGGAACGGTGGTGGTGTACGAATCCACGGTCTATCCCGGTGTCACCGAAGATGTTTGCGTGCCGGTTATCGAAAAAGAATCGGGGCTGGAACGGGGGGTGGATTTCAAGGTGGGTTACTCCCCGGAACGCATCAACCCCGGCGACAAGGAACACACCATCGAGCGGGTCACCAAGGTTGTGTCCGGCGAAGACGCCACAACTCTGGACATCGTGGCAGGGGTGTATGGCGACGTGATAACCGCCGGGGTGCATAAAGCGCAGTCCGTGAAAGTCGCCGAGGCGGCCAAGGTTATAGAAAACATCCAGCGCGACATAAACATAGCCCTGGCCAACGAGCTTTCGATGATTTTCAACCTGATGGGTATCAGGACAAAGGACGTCCTGGCGGCGGCGGGCACCAAGTGGAACTTCATTAAATACTCGCCGGGGCTGGTGGGCGGCCATTGCATCGGGGTGGATCCGTATTACCTCACCACCAAGGCCGAGCAATTGGGCTACCATCCGCAGATGATACTGTCGGGCCGCCGCATCAACGACGGCATGGGCAAGTACGTGGCGGAACAGGCAGTGAAACGGCTGATAAAATCCGGCAAGCAGATATTGGGCGCCAAGGTGGGCATTTTGGGGCTTACCTTCAAGGAAAACGTGCCGGACCTGCGCAACAGCCGTGTGCCGGACATTTACAGGGAATTCGTGGAGTTCGGGCTGGACGTGAAAGTCCACGACCCGGTTTGCGACCCCAAAATGGCCCACGAGGAATACGGTATCCACCTCTGCGGCCAGGAAGGCTTAAAGGGGCTGGACATGGTGGTGCTGGCCGTGCCGCACAAGGAGTTTCTGTCCGCCGGGCCCGCATGGATAAAGGGCATGTTCAGCGACGGCAAAGGCGTTATGGTGGACGTAAAATCGGTGATGGAGAAATGCGATTTTACGCCCGGGGCGGATTACTGGTCTCTTTAACACACTTTGAATAAACCACGCCGATGTGCGGAATAGCCGGAATAATCGGGGGCCGTTTCAGCCAGGAGGAACGCCAGCTCCGCGTGGAGCGTATGAAAACCTCCATGGCCCATCGCGGGCCCGATGGCGAGGGTATCTTCGCCGACCAGGGCGGCCTGCCCGCGGTTCTAGGCCATAGGCGGCTGGCCATTATAGACCCGGAGCATGGCGCCCAGCCCATGACCACGCCGGACGGCAGGTTCACCGTGGTGTTCAACGGCGCCATATATAACTACCTGGAGCTGAGGAGAGAGCTTACCCAGCGCGGCCGCCACATCCAGACATATTCAGACACCGAAGTCCTGCTCCACAGTTACGCTGAATGGGGCGCGGATTGCGTGCACAGGCTCAACGGCATGTTCGCTTTCGCCGTGTGGGACAGCATGGAAGGAAAACTTTTCCTGGCGCGGGACAGGCTGGGAATAAAACCGCTCTATTATTTCCACGACGGGCACTCCTTCACCTTCGGCTCCGAAATAAAGGCCGTCCTGGCCTCCGGCCTTGTAGAGGCTCGGATGAACCGCAAAGCCCTTTCCGACTACCTGACGTTCCAGTTCTTCCTGGAGGGCAAAACCCTTTTTGAGAACATCCGTGAGCTTGCGCCTGGATGCTCTTTAACAGTTAAGGCGGGCGGCTCCGTGGAGATTTCAGCGAAACAGTACTGGGACCTGCAATATGAAATAGAAGACGGGCGCGACGAAACGTATTTCGCGGACAAACTTATGTCGCTCATAGAAGACGCCGTGCGCCTGCAACTCCGCTCCGATGTGCCGCTGGGCGCGCACCTGTCCGGCGGGATGGACTCGTCGCTGGTGGTGTGCGTGGCCGCCTCCATGCTGAACGGCGGCGCGTTCCACACATTCACCGGCGCTTTCGCGGAGGGAAAGCAGTTCGATGAAACAGAATACGCCAAGGTCGCGGCGGAACACGCCGGGGTGCAATATCACGAGATTTTCATCTCCGGCGGGCTGTTCCCCGAAACCCTGCCCAAATTGATGTATTACATGGACCAGCCCCAGGCCGGGCCGGGCCTATACCCCCAATATTTCGTGAGCAAGCTGGCGGCGGAGCATGTGAAGGTGGTGCTGGGCGGGCAAGGGGCCGACGAGCTTTTCATAGGCTACACCCGCTACCTGGTGGCGTATCTGGAAAAATGCCTCGCGGGCGCCATATACGAAACGGCGGACAATCAAAAATACGCCGTCTCGCTGGAATCCATGGTACCAAACCTGCCCGCGTTGCGGAACTACGCCCCCATGTTGCGCGGCTTTTTCCGGGACGGGCTGTTCGAGGATTCGGACAAACGCTATTTCAAGCTGATAAGCCGGGACGACGGCATGCGCAACCTGCTGGCCGAAGAGGCGGTGGACGCGGATTATTCCCCCTTCGAGTCGTACAGGAAAATATTCAACCGCCCGGGGCTCCATTCCCTTGTGAACCAGATGACCTACTTTGACGTGAAAGCCTCCCTCCCGGCGCTACTGCACGTGGAGGACAGGACCAGCATGTCGGTGTCGCTGGAGTCCCGCGTGCCGCTGATGGACCACAGGATTGCCGAGCTTATGGCCTCCATACCGCCCAACATAAAGTTCAAGGGCGGGCGGATGAAAAGCATATTCAAACAGGCGGCGCGCAACAAGATGCCCGGAAAGATACTGGACCGCAAAGACAAAATGGGGTTCCCCGTTCCTCTCAACCATTGGATAAAGTCCGGTAGCGCCGAGTTCGTGCGGGACGTCCTTCTTTCGGAGAGGACCCGGAGCCGGGGGCTGTTCAACGTGCCCCGCATCGAGGAGGCTGTTACCAGCCAGGGCGAGTTCGGCCGGGTGGTTTGGGGCCTGCTGTGCCTGGAGCTGTGGTGCCGGATATTTATAGACTGGGAGCGGCCAGCATGACCCCGCGCAGAAAGGCTGAAA encodes the following:
- a CDS encoding methyltransferase domain-containing protein, with product MSEAQWKEFSDNHFKKWSPLPLSDDNFFKDKVCLDAGCGSGRAVRSLLLAGAKKVCGVDMGVGCVRNTTGRNKDFADRIEIKHASVLEIPYPDATFDFVHCDGVLHHTTNPEQGFKELVRVLKPGGDIVMAVYGRGGLMNFAIYASRIFKDIIPMGLTFKILKALSDNPVTWYAVLDCMYVPIRENYYAWEIKKWFEQAGLSDITRMDSTWGPYAYGPWMKGEGYVKFLAKKPLE
- a CDS encoding nucleotide sugar dehydrogenase produces the protein MFTDLLSKIRNGQAPIAVIGLGYVGLPLAVAFAKKFRVIGFDNNPRRLERLMAGHDDTGEVESARLTSGNITFTGDPSKLKEARFIAVTVPTPVDGDKRPDLSPLISASASIGRHIAPGTVVVYESTVYPGVTEDVCVPVIEKESGLERGVDFKVGYSPERINPGDKEHTIERVTKVVSGEDATTLDIVAGVYGDVITAGVHKAQSVKVAEAAKVIENIQRDINIALANELSMIFNLMGIRTKDVLAAAGTKWNFIKYSPGLVGGHCIGVDPYYLTTKAEQLGYHPQMILSGRRINDGMGKYVAEQAVKRLIKSGKQILGAKVGILGLTFKENVPDLRNSRVPDIYREFVEFGLDVKVHDPVCDPKMAHEEYGIHLCGQEGLKGLDMVVLAVPHKEFLSAGPAWIKGMFSDGKGVMVDVKSVMEKCDFTPGADYWSL
- the asnB gene encoding asparagine synthase (glutamine-hydrolyzing), with the protein product MCGIAGIIGGRFSQEERQLRVERMKTSMAHRGPDGEGIFADQGGLPAVLGHRRLAIIDPEHGAQPMTTPDGRFTVVFNGAIYNYLELRRELTQRGRHIQTYSDTEVLLHSYAEWGADCVHRLNGMFAFAVWDSMEGKLFLARDRLGIKPLYYFHDGHSFTFGSEIKAVLASGLVEARMNRKALSDYLTFQFFLEGKTLFENIRELAPGCSLTVKAGGSVEISAKQYWDLQYEIEDGRDETYFADKLMSLIEDAVRLQLRSDVPLGAHLSGGMDSSLVVCVAASMLNGGAFHTFTGAFAEGKQFDETEYAKVAAEHAGVQYHEIFISGGLFPETLPKLMYYMDQPQAGPGLYPQYFVSKLAAEHVKVVLGGQGADELFIGYTRYLVAYLEKCLAGAIYETADNQKYAVSLESMVPNLPALRNYAPMLRGFFRDGLFEDSDKRYFKLISRDDGMRNLLAEEAVDADYSPFESYRKIFNRPGLHSLVNQMTYFDVKASLPALLHVEDRTSMSVSLESRVPLMDHRIAELMASIPPNIKFKGGRMKSIFKQAARNKMPGKILDRKDKMGFPVPLNHWIKSGSAEFVRDVLLSERTRSRGLFNVPRIEEAVTSQGEFGRVVWGLLCLELWCRIFIDWERPA